In Trichoplusia ni isolate ovarian cell line Hi5 chromosome 7, tn1, whole genome shotgun sequence, a single genomic region encodes these proteins:
- the LOC113495985 gene encoding stabilizer of axonemal microtubules 1 isoform X1, giving the protein MLYVRRCCVPCPAAAPCAPSAGIKSGLRDGNRQTIDGQQEHPCPCRTCCCGKPPLVKPCYKQPRIPESYAPRRCYMKPTAPVESCTTYKLSYLPVDGCRNLRGEARRPPPNLVPSCEPMEGCTVQKLSYLPNPTCVTQPIRPCNHDMWGQGPMQNITTQRHDYVPKPCVLRESCKPPAKFHCVEQPFENRTINKLSYLPPEKIELTKSFAPDRCYERPAAKMEGTTTHKMSYMPNQILPKEPLPWACKGQYQKPCQKLDAHTTYNMSYLDAQSDCRRRAIIPDSCTNPVTASKRFETQTIYKNSYLPTKAPIPQPIKPLSNLVPSTAQMEGDTVQKLSYLPNPICTTQPIRPCHHDMWGQGPMQNITTQRHDYVPKPCATRESCKPPNKYHCVEQPFENRTINRMSFLDPGRCAIPESYAPLKCYEKPAAKMESTTTQKMSYQPVCVPQPQRPPWACKGQYQKPCQKLEATTIYKSSFLPPGEDCTEYMDPCKYGDCKPCDCICPAECITTDPCACNFPKAACCS; this is encoded by the exons A TGCTATATGTCCGTAGGTGCTGCGTGCCGTGCCCGGCGGCGGCGCCGTGTGCGCCCTCTGCCGGCATCAAGTCCGGCCTGCGGGATGGCAACAGGCAGACCATCGATGGTCAGCAGGAACACCCCTGCCCCTGCCGCACGTGCTGCTGTGGAAAGCCTCCGCTTGTTAAGCCG TGCTACAAACAACCCCGCATCCCGGAGTCGTACGCTCCCCGGCGCTGTTACATGAAGCCGACGGCGCCGGTGGAGTCGTGCACCACATACAAGCTGTCCTACCTGCCGGTGGACGGGTGCAGGAACCTGCGTGGAGAGGCGCGCAGGCCTCCGCCCAACCTCGTGCCCAGCTGCGAACCGATGGAGGGATGTACTGTGCAGAAG CTCTCGTACCTGCCGAACCCAACGTGTGTGACGCAACCAATCCGACCATGCAACCACGACATGTGGGGTCAGGGTCCGATGCAAAACATCACGACGCAGCGACACGACTACGTGCCCAAGCCCTGCGTCTTGAGAGAGAGCTGCAAGCCACCTGCGAAGTTTCACTGCGTTGAACAGCCTTTCGAAA ACCGTACAATAAACAAGCTTTCGTACCTTCCTCCGGAGAAGATTGAGCTGACGAAGTCATTCGCGCCGGACCGATGTTACGAGCGCCCCGCCGCCAAGATGGAGGGCACCACCACGCACAAGATGAGCTACATGCCGAACCAG ATCCTGCCAAAAGAGCCGTTGCCGTGGGCATGTAAGGGGCAATACCAGAAGCCTTGTCAGAAACTAGACGCTCATACTACTTACAATATGAG TTATCTAGACGCGCAAAGCGACTGCAGACGACGCGCCATCATCCCGGACAGCTGCACCAACCCCGTGACCGCGTCCAAACGGTTTGAAACGCAAACGATCTACAAGAACAG CTATCTGCCAACGAAGGCCCCGATCCCACAGCCTATCAAGCCGCTGTCCAATTTAGTGCCGTCGACCGCGCAGATGGAAGGGGATACTGTGCAGAAG CTGTCGTACTTACCGAATCCGATCTGTACGACGCAACCGATCCGACCGTGCCACCACGACATGTGGGGTCAGGGTCCGATGCAGAACATCACGACGCAGCGACACGACTACGTGCCCAAGCCCTGCGCCACGAGAGAGTCCTGCAAGCCCCCCAATAAGTACCACTGCGTCGAACAACCGTTTGAGA ATCGCACCATCAACCGCATGTCGTTCCTGGATCCGGGCCGCTGTGCGATACCGGAGTCGTACGCGCCTCTCAAGTGCTACGAAAAACCAGCAG CGAAAATGGAGTCGACGACGACTCAGAAAATGTCGTACCAGCCCGTGTGCGTGCCGCAGCCACAGCGCCCGCCGTGGGCCTGCAAGGGACAGTACCAGAAGCCTTGCCAGAAG TTGGAAGCGACTACGATATACAAGTCGTCGTTCCTCCCGCCTGGCGAAGACTGTACAGAGTACATGGACCCCTGCAAGTACGGCGACTGCAAAC CTTGCGATTGCATTTGCCCTGCGGAGTGCATAACAACAGACCCCTGTGCCTGCAATTTCCCTAAAGCGGCTTGCTGTTCCTAA
- the LOC113495985 gene encoding stabilizer of axonemal microtubules 1 isoform X2 — protein MPECCVPCPAAAPCAPSAGIKSGLRDGNRQTIDGQQEHPCPCRTCCCGKPPLVKPCYKQPRIPESYAPRRCYMKPTAPVESCTTYKLSYLPVDGCRNLRGEARRPPPNLVPSCEPMEGCTVQKLSYLPNPTCVTQPIRPCNHDMWGQGPMQNITTQRHDYVPKPCVLRESCKPPAKFHCVEQPFENRTINKLSYLPPEKIELTKSFAPDRCYERPAAKMEGTTTHKMSYMPNQILPKEPLPWACKGQYQKPCQKLDAHTTYNMSYLDAQSDCRRRAIIPDSCTNPVTASKRFETQTIYKNSYLPTKAPIPQPIKPLSNLVPSTAQMEGDTVQKLSYLPNPICTTQPIRPCHHDMWGQGPMQNITTQRHDYVPKPCATRESCKPPNKYHCVEQPFENRTINRMSFLDPGRCAIPESYAPLKCYEKPAAKMESTTTQKMSYQPVCVPQPQRPPWACKGQYQKPCQKLEATTIYKSSFLPPGEDCTEYMDPCKYGDCKPCDCICPAECITTDPCACNFPKAACCS, from the exons ATGCCAGA GTGCTGCGTGCCGTGCCCGGCGGCGGCGCCGTGTGCGCCCTCTGCCGGCATCAAGTCCGGCCTGCGGGATGGCAACAGGCAGACCATCGATGGTCAGCAGGAACACCCCTGCCCCTGCCGCACGTGCTGCTGTGGAAAGCCTCCGCTTGTTAAGCCG TGCTACAAACAACCCCGCATCCCGGAGTCGTACGCTCCCCGGCGCTGTTACATGAAGCCGACGGCGCCGGTGGAGTCGTGCACCACATACAAGCTGTCCTACCTGCCGGTGGACGGGTGCAGGAACCTGCGTGGAGAGGCGCGCAGGCCTCCGCCCAACCTCGTGCCCAGCTGCGAACCGATGGAGGGATGTACTGTGCAGAAG CTCTCGTACCTGCCGAACCCAACGTGTGTGACGCAACCAATCCGACCATGCAACCACGACATGTGGGGTCAGGGTCCGATGCAAAACATCACGACGCAGCGACACGACTACGTGCCCAAGCCCTGCGTCTTGAGAGAGAGCTGCAAGCCACCTGCGAAGTTTCACTGCGTTGAACAGCCTTTCGAAA ACCGTACAATAAACAAGCTTTCGTACCTTCCTCCGGAGAAGATTGAGCTGACGAAGTCATTCGCGCCGGACCGATGTTACGAGCGCCCCGCCGCCAAGATGGAGGGCACCACCACGCACAAGATGAGCTACATGCCGAACCAG ATCCTGCCAAAAGAGCCGTTGCCGTGGGCATGTAAGGGGCAATACCAGAAGCCTTGTCAGAAACTAGACGCTCATACTACTTACAATATGAG TTATCTAGACGCGCAAAGCGACTGCAGACGACGCGCCATCATCCCGGACAGCTGCACCAACCCCGTGACCGCGTCCAAACGGTTTGAAACGCAAACGATCTACAAGAACAG CTATCTGCCAACGAAGGCCCCGATCCCACAGCCTATCAAGCCGCTGTCCAATTTAGTGCCGTCGACCGCGCAGATGGAAGGGGATACTGTGCAGAAG CTGTCGTACTTACCGAATCCGATCTGTACGACGCAACCGATCCGACCGTGCCACCACGACATGTGGGGTCAGGGTCCGATGCAGAACATCACGACGCAGCGACACGACTACGTGCCCAAGCCCTGCGCCACGAGAGAGTCCTGCAAGCCCCCCAATAAGTACCACTGCGTCGAACAACCGTTTGAGA ATCGCACCATCAACCGCATGTCGTTCCTGGATCCGGGCCGCTGTGCGATACCGGAGTCGTACGCGCCTCTCAAGTGCTACGAAAAACCAGCAG CGAAAATGGAGTCGACGACGACTCAGAAAATGTCGTACCAGCCCGTGTGCGTGCCGCAGCCACAGCGCCCGCCGTGGGCCTGCAAGGGACAGTACCAGAAGCCTTGCCAGAAG TTGGAAGCGACTACGATATACAAGTCGTCGTTCCTCCCGCCTGGCGAAGACTGTACAGAGTACATGGACCCCTGCAAGTACGGCGACTGCAAAC CTTGCGATTGCATTTGCCCTGCGGAGTGCATAACAACAGACCCCTGTGCCTGCAATTTCCCTAAAGCGGCTTGCTGTTCCTAA
- the LOC113495986 gene encoding uncharacterized protein LOC113495986, which produces MKSSRSSSGTTMRKYYQLILVIVCFISVITLLIYRHEYYRLRYVLEVLNFFGKPGLSEIEFCGPGFNATMLSEILRNSSMEIRETPPLFQQIDENFYSYSSFLRSYQKYDQLTPTHAHNIDTIVIGKASIPPNFRCNIWLENTNKPKAGRFSYKTVSEPTNDFRLYIFQCSLGQNLGKPKGVSFYINDYNINPIHAPINRVIEVNTKRKPRESSSIKFVNNIEPAICVIPNQVPLVSRDSFIEFLVFHHMMGVNEFTIYDSMISEDIIRRLNLLPADITQWNIQFFPLNYPFVFAKSYSIVKDAIELDCLFRHFRLDKEEENKASHAMVLSWDEFLAPRVHNNIKEIFNDFDPTRKFKTLEVKPLLFCLNQPEDDRTEEGFPDIMRKTHYYILPQKLKSVNVRNMDSMQTFEDIFTLNSSTKVVPVEILGAHKYTECRDPKIPNPSGTGYNETQMQVFQHKFEGGMAKFGQALVNNKIYRLYRSGKIWEKVTNEFVRDML; this is translated from the coding sequence ATGAAGTCTTCTCGAAGCTCTTCAGGGACCACAATGAGGAAATATTATCAACTTATACTCGTGATAGTGTGTTTTATAAGCGTAATAACATTACTCATATACCGCCATGAGTATTACAGGCTTAGATATGTGTTGGAGGTGCTGAATTTCTTCGGCAAACCGGGACTCTCTGAGATCGAGTTTTGCGGGCCCGGGTTCAATGCTACGATGTTGTCAGAAATTCTTCGTAACTCGTCGATGGAGATTCGCGAAACACCGCCTCTGTTCCAGCAGATCGATGAGAATTTCTATTCTTATTCATCGTTCTTGAGATCGTACCAGAAATACGATCAGTTGACTCCAACACACGCACATAACATCGACACTATCGTCATCGGTAAGGCGAGTATCCCGCCTAACTTTCGTTGCAACATTTGGTTAGAGAATACAAACAAGCCAAAAGCAGGCCGTTTTAGTTACAAAACAGTTTCAGAACCGACAAATGATTTCCGTTTGTATATCTTCCAATGTTCACTGGGTCAGAATCTGGGGAAACCAAAGGGTGTTAGTTTCTACATCAACGATTACAATATAAACCCTATTCATGCCCCAATTAATAGAGTGATTGAAGTGAACACTAAACGGAAACCTAGAGAAAGCAGCAGcattaaatttgttaataacATTGAACCAGCTATCTGTGTTATACCAAACCAAGTGCCATTAGTATCCCGAGATTCCTTTATAGAGTTTCTGGTCTTCCACCATATGATGGGGGTTAATGAATTCACAATATATGATAGCATGATTTCCGAGGACATTATAAGGAGACTGAACTTACTGCCGGCCGATATCACACAATGGAATATACAATTCTTCCCTTTGAACTATCCTTTTGTGTTTGCTAAATCTTACAGTATAGTGAAGGATGCAATAGAGCTTGATTGCTTGTTCAGACATTTTCGATTGGATAAAGAAGAGGAGAATAAAGCAAGTCATGCCATGGTATTGTCCTGGGATGAGTTCTTGGCCCCCCGAGTACATAAcaacattaaagaaatattcaacGACTTTGACCCAACAAGGAAGTTCAAGACTTTAGAGGtcaaacctcttttgttttgctTGAACCAGCCTGAGGATGATAGAACTGAAGAGGGATTCCCGGATATAATGAGAAAAACTCATTACTATATACTGCCACAGAAGTTGAAGTCTGTTAATGTGAGGAACATGGATTCTATGCAGACATTTGAAGATATCTTCACTCTGAACTCAAGTACTAAAGTAGTTCCAGTTGAGATACTAGGAGCCCATAAATACACAGAGTGTAGGGATCCGAAAATACCCAATCCTTCTGGCACAGGTTACAATGAGACTCAAATGCAAGTATTCCAACACAAGTTTGAAGGTGGGATGGCGAAATTCGGTCAAGCTTTGGTAAACAACAAAATCTACCGCCTGTATAGATCAGGAAAGATATGGGAGAAAGTCACAAATGAATTCGTTAGAGACATGTTATGA
- the LOC113495987 gene encoding NSFL1 cofactor p47: MSTNKDETLRQFCDVTGADEGRSKFFLESSNWQLDVALSSFYEHGGNADVAPANPAAAASSLPTLSDSDMESPPGSPLQPQKKDKKKAPPSKFATLDSLQQESSSDDEEGQAFYAGGSERSGQQILGPSKGRKDIVTEVFKSVRERGAVVFEDEPSSTSRGRSAFSGVGYRLGQTSDDHEPIPTGNQQQQTDQPRSVRLRLYREGFTVDSGPLRQYTDPDHADFLNCIRRGEIPPELSGSGGEVRVSLEDRRHEECPRHIAKPQPFAGKGHLLGSPTPPTVGATVGVASTPSDRDANLRAAQEAVKLDDKQPVTTIQFRLADGSRLTGRFNHSHTVGDLLEYVQRAEPLYQLHSFALLTTFPSSELSDLSATLAQANVLNTTLLQRLK; encoded by the exons atgtcCACCAATAAAGATGAGACTTTGAGACAGTTTTGCGATGTTACTGGTGCTGATGAGGGCCGCAGCAAGTTTTTCTTGGAGTCATCGAACTGGCAGCTAGAC GTAGCGCTGTCTAGTTTTTACGAGCACGGCGGAAACGCTGACGTGGCGCCTGCCAACCCAGCCGCCGCCGCGTCCTCACTGCCGACTCTCTCAGACAGCGATATGGAGTCCCCGCCTGGCTCACCGCTACAGCCGCAGAAAAAAGACAAGAAGAAGGCCCCACCTTCCAAGTTTGCTACTCTAGACTCCTTGCAGCAAGAGAGTTCTAGCGATGACGAAGAAG gTCAAGCCTTCTACGCCGGCGGTTCAGAACGATCTGGGCAGCAGATCCTTGGGCCCAGCAAAGGCAGGAAGGATATTGTTACCGAAGTGTTCAAAAGTGTAAGAGA GCGTGGCGCGGTCGTGTTTGAAGACGAACCGTCCTCTACGAGCCGAGGGAGATCTGCATTCAGTGGCGTAGGATACAGACTTG GTCAAACATCAGATGATCATGAGCCGATACCAACTGGGAATCAACAGCAACAA ACTGACCAGCCTCGCTCCGTGCGTCTGCGACTGTACCGCGAAGGTTTCACTGTGGATTCCGGGCCGCTGCGGCAGTACACAGACCCCGATCACGCTGATTTCCTCAATTGTATACGTAGGGG CGAGATCCCCCCCGAGCTGTCGGGGTCTGGCGGCGAGGTCCGCGTGTCGCTGGAGGACCGGCGCCACGAGGAGTGTCCGCGACACATCGCCAAGCCGCAGCCCTTCGCCGGCAAGGGACATCTGCTCGGCAG CCCGACCCCACCAACAGTGGGGGCTACAGTGGGTGTAGCTTCCACCCCGAGCGACCGCGACGCCAACCTGCGCGCTGCACAGGAAGCTGTCAAGCTGGACGACAAGCAACCCGTTACTACTATACAG TTCCGGCTGGCAGACGGCAGCAGGCTGACAGGGCGTTTCAACCACTCGCACACAGTTGGCGACTTACTCGAGTATGTGCAGCGCGCAGAGCCTCTGTACCAACTGCACTCGTTCGCTCTACTCACGACTTTCCCAAGCTCTGAGCTTTCCGACCTCTCAGCAACGCTCGCGCAAGCCAATGTCCTCAACACCACGCTACTCCAACGActcaaataa